A region of the Thiomicrorhabdus sp. genome:
CAAAATGTGAATGGTATGTCGGTAGTAATTGACCCAGGCTTGATGTTTAGGCTTACGGCAGTTATTACACTGGTTGGTGGTACTATTTTCCTAATGTGGTTAGGAGAGCAGATTACCGAGCGTGGTATTGGAAATGGTATATCTTTGATTATCTTTGCCGGTATCGTTGCAGGTTTACCAGCAGCTCTAGGTGGGACATTTGAACAGGTTAATACAGGTGCTATGCACGCAATTACGATTTTTGTATTGCTTGCTTTAGTATTTGCAGTTATTGCGTTTGTTGTTTTCGTTGAACGAGGACAGCGTCGTATTCCTGTTCACTATGCGCAAAAGATGCGTGGGCGTAAGTTATATGGTGGTCAAGAGTCACATCTACCACTTAAACTTAATATGGCTGGAGTGATTCCTCCCATCTTTGCTTCGAGCATTATTCTATTCCCTGCCACATTAGGTGGCTGGTTTGGAAGTGCTGAAGGTCTAGGATGGTTGAAGGACATCGCCACGACGATGTCACCAGGTCAACCGCTTTATGTACTTTTGTATGCAATAGCTATTATCTTCTTTTGTTTCTTTTATACAGCGATTGTATTTAATCCTAAAGAAACAGCAGATAACTTAAGAAAATCAGGTGCCTATTTACCAGGTATCAGACCCGGAGCACAAACAGCTCGTCATATTGATAGTATTATGGGCCGTCTAACATTAGCCGGAGCTGTATACATCACTGCGGTATGTTTGTTGCCAGAGTTCCTTATTTTATATTGGAACGTTCCATTCTATTTTGGTGGAACTTCACTGCTCATCATTGTTATTGTTGTCATGGATTTCATGACGGCCGTTCAGGCTCAGATGCAATCTAGCCAATACGAAGGAATGATGAAAAAAGCAAATTTAAAAGGTAAATAACAAAACTTGTTATATATCTGGTATTTAGGTTGAAAGACGTGTATAATTGCCCGTTTTTCAGTAGATGGAATTAAAGGGAGCGCAAAATGGCTCGTATTGCCGGCGTAAACATTCCAGTTAACAAGCACATTGTTATTGGATTGACTTCGATCTACGGTGTTGGTTCTACTTCAGCTCAGAAAATATGTGATGCTGTAAAGATAGATCCAGCTACGAAGGTTCGAGAACTAACTGAAGAACAGTTAGAAGCACTTCGTTCAGAAGTTACAAATTATAAAATTGAAGGTGATCTTCGTCGTGAAGTATCTATGAACATTAAGCGATTAATGGACATGGGTTGCTATCGTGGAATCCGTCACCGTCGTAGTCTACCTCTTCGTGGACAACGTACAAAAACTAATGCACGTACTCGTAAAGGTCCTGTAAGACCTATTAAGAGATAACGCATAATTGCGAGATTAGATATGGCAAAAGCTAAAGCAAATTCGCGTGTTAAAAAGAAAGTAAAACAGGTTGT
Encoded here:
- the secY gene encoding preprotein translocase subunit SecY; translation: MNSSIASGMGDLKNKILFVLGALIVYRLGTHIPVPSIDPVALAAMFEQQKGTILDMFNMFSGGALQRLSIFALGIMPYISASIIMQLLTVVSPTLEQLKKEGEQGRRKITQYTRYGTVVLATFQALGVAIALESQNVNGMSVVIDPGLMFRLTAVITLVGGTIFLMWLGEQITERGIGNGISLIIFAGIVAGLPAALGGTFEQVNTGAMHAITIFVLLALVFAVIAFVVFVERGQRRIPVHYAQKMRGRKLYGGQESHLPLKLNMAGVIPPIFASSIILFPATLGGWFGSAEGLGWLKDIATTMSPGQPLYVLLYAIAIIFFCFFYTAIVFNPKETADNLRKSGAYLPGIRPGAQTARHIDSIMGRLTLAGAVYITAVCLLPEFLILYWNVPFYFGGTSLLIIVIVVMDFMTAVQAQMQSSQYEGMMKKANLKGK
- the rpsM gene encoding 30S ribosomal protein S13, which translates into the protein MARIAGVNIPVNKHIVIGLTSIYGVGSTSAQKICDAVKIDPATKVRELTEEQLEALRSEVTNYKIEGDLRREVSMNIKRLMDMGCYRGIRHRRSLPLRGQRTKTNARTRKGPVRPIKR